From Melospiza melodia melodia isolate bMelMel2 chromosome 31, bMelMel2.pri, whole genome shotgun sequence, one genomic window encodes:
- the PFDN5 gene encoding prefoldin subunit 5, translating to MAQTVSVGELGLPQLELLKGQLEQEVEFLSSSLAQLKVVQTKFVEAKECLNVLHKGNEGKDLLVPLTSSMYVPGKLQDTRTVLVDVGTGYYVEKSADDARAFFKRKIEFLTRQMEKIQPALQEKHAMKQAVLEMMTQKLQQLTAAQGVPAGAKA from the exons ATGGCGCAAACCGTGAGCGTGGGGGaactggggctgccccagctggagctgctcaagGGGCAGCTGGAACAG GAGGTGGAGTTCCTCTCCTCGTCCCTGGCGCAGCTCAAGGTGGTGCAGACCAAGTTCGTGGAGGCCAAGGAGTGCCTGAATGTGCTGCACAAAGGCAATGAGG GGAAGGATCTCCTGGTGCCTCTCACCAGCTCT ATGTACGTGCCAGGCAAGCTGCAGGACACACGGACAGTGCTGGTGGACGTGGGCACCGGTTACTACGTGGAGAAG tcAGCCGACGACGCCCGGGCGTTTTTCAAGCGCAAAATCGAATTCCTGACGCGGCAAATGGAGAAAATCCAACCGGCCCTGCAGGAGAAGCACGCCATGAAGCAGG CCGTGCTGGAGATGATGACgcagaagctgcagcagctgaCGGCGGCTCAGGGGGTCCCGGCGGGGGCCAAGGCgtag